One genomic segment of Nocardioides cavernaquae includes these proteins:
- a CDS encoding endonuclease/exonuclease/phosphatase family protein, translating into MTVRTVVRRGRLLLVLALAAPSALLLGSVLVTSGFPAVVAMQAFSPFALPLLVVALLLLVVPLGGSLGRRVLAPAVVVVVLALAAGVMRQVPVWTAAAHSGDASLRVITANLRFGDADPDAVMRMLQAERPELVVFQEITADAQAALEDRGLLALLPHSAGLATPGARGTMIFATTPLTDAEPIVTEHGSWAFTFRGLRVWGVHPAYPFSPRWLGEQRKLARLAEAEKPDLALGDFNATLDHPSFRQLLAEAGLTDAAEASGAGWQPTWPQGGTRGLPVPVAAIDHVLVGTALRATDTRVHTLPGSDHLALVADLALAAGPAA; encoded by the coding sequence GTGACGGTCCGCACCGTCGTACGCCGTGGCCGGCTGCTGCTGGTCCTCGCCCTCGCGGCGCCCTCGGCGCTGCTGCTCGGCAGCGTGCTCGTCACCTCGGGCTTCCCGGCCGTGGTCGCGATGCAGGCGTTCTCCCCGTTCGCCCTCCCGCTGCTCGTGGTTGCGCTCCTGCTGCTGGTGGTCCCGCTCGGAGGATCCCTCGGACGACGTGTGCTCGCGCCGGCTGTCGTGGTCGTGGTCCTGGCGCTCGCGGCCGGTGTCATGCGCCAGGTGCCCGTCTGGACGGCTGCGGCCCACTCCGGCGACGCCAGCCTGCGCGTGATCACGGCCAACCTGCGCTTCGGTGACGCCGACCCCGATGCCGTGATGCGCATGCTCCAGGCGGAGCGGCCCGAGCTCGTCGTCTTCCAGGAGATCACCGCGGACGCCCAGGCTGCTCTCGAGGACCGCGGTCTCCTGGCGCTCCTCCCGCACTCCGCGGGGCTCGCCACGCCCGGTGCGCGCGGCACGATGATCTTCGCGACGACGCCGCTCACCGATGCGGAGCCGATCGTCACCGAGCACGGTTCCTGGGCATTCACGTTCCGGGGCCTGCGGGTCTGGGGCGTGCACCCGGCGTACCCGTTCTCTCCACGCTGGCTGGGCGAGCAGCGCAAGCTGGCCAGGCTCGCGGAGGCCGAGAAGCCCGACCTCGCGCTGGGAGACTTCAACGCGACGCTGGACCACCCTTCGTTCCGGCAGCTCCTCGCGGAGGCAGGTCTCACCGACGCCGCCGAGGCGAGTGGCGCCGGCTGGCAGCCGACCTGGCCGCAGGGCGGAACCCGCGGGCTGCCCGTGCCCGTCGCCGCGATCGACCACGTACTCGTCGGCACTGCCCTTCGGGCCACCGACACGCGCGTGCACACGCTCCCCGGCTCCGACCACCTGGCGCTGGTGGCGGACCTCGCGCTGGCCGCTGGGCCCGCGGCGTAA
- the mnmA gene encoding tRNA 2-thiouridine(34) synthase MnmA, with amino-acid sequence MRVLAAMSGGVDSAVAAARAAEAGHDVTGIHLALSRNPKSYRSGARGCCTIEDANDARRAADVIGIPFYVWDMSEEFHEGVVEDFLSEYAAGRTPNPCLRCNEKIKFAAVLDRGLALGFDAVATGHYANLRTGADGLVEMHRAVDHAKDQSYVLGVLTQDQLAHSLFPLGDSTKPDVRREAERRGLLVADKPDSHDICFVADGDNGGWLDEKLGEQALNRGGDILDHATGEVLGQHAGTHRFTIGQRKGLRIGHPAADGQPRFVLDISPVQGTVTVGSREDLRIDALTGIRPRWCGTVPSLLQGPEVTVQLRAHGAEHRARVVVAGDDVAVELLDPAYGIAPGQAVVIYEGSRVVGSATIATTSRTVSA; translated from the coding sequence GTGAGGGTCCTTGCTGCCATGTCCGGGGGCGTCGACTCGGCCGTTGCGGCGGCGCGCGCCGCCGAGGCAGGCCACGACGTCACCGGCATCCACCTCGCGCTCTCGCGCAACCCGAAGTCCTACCGCTCCGGCGCCCGGGGCTGCTGCACGATCGAGGATGCCAACGACGCGCGTCGTGCGGCTGACGTCATCGGCATCCCGTTCTACGTCTGGGACATGAGCGAGGAGTTCCACGAGGGGGTCGTCGAGGACTTCCTCTCCGAGTACGCCGCCGGTCGCACGCCCAACCCGTGCCTGCGCTGCAACGAGAAGATCAAGTTCGCCGCAGTGCTCGACCGCGGGCTGGCGCTCGGCTTCGACGCGGTGGCCACCGGTCACTACGCCAACCTGCGCACCGGGGCCGACGGGCTGGTCGAGATGCATCGCGCGGTCGACCACGCCAAGGACCAGAGCTACGTCCTCGGCGTACTCACCCAGGATCAGCTGGCGCACTCGCTCTTCCCGCTCGGTGACTCCACCAAGCCCGACGTACGCCGCGAGGCCGAGCGCCGCGGCCTCCTGGTCGCCGACAAGCCGGACTCCCACGACATCTGCTTCGTCGCGGACGGCGACAACGGTGGCTGGCTGGACGAGAAGCTGGGGGAGCAGGCGCTGAACCGTGGCGGCGACATCCTCGACCACGCGACCGGCGAGGTGCTCGGCCAGCACGCGGGCACGCACCGGTTCACCATCGGCCAGCGCAAGGGCCTTCGCATCGGGCACCCCGCCGCCGATGGCCAGCCGCGCTTCGTCCTCGACATCTCGCCCGTGCAGGGCACGGTCACCGTCGGGTCGCGTGAGGACCTGAGGATCGACGCCCTCACCGGCATCCGTCCGCGCTGGTGCGGCACCGTTCCGTCGCTTCTCCAAGGGCCTGAGGTGACCGTCCAGCTGCGGGCGCACGGCGCTGAGCACCGGGCCCGTGTCGTCGTCGCCGGCGATGACGTGGCGGTCGAGCTGCTC
- the proB gene encoding glutamate 5-kinase, whose translation MAGHLEHRSEVLDAKRIVVKVGSSSLTTAAGGIDPARVRRLVDVLAAVRARGAEVVLVSSGAIAAGLSPLGLARRPRGLAAQQAAASVGQGLLVHRYTEEFARHGLVTGQVLLTVDDVTRRAHYRNAHQTLAQLLDLGVVPVVNENDTVATHEIRFGDNDRLAALVAQMVHADLLVLLSDVDGLYDGNPATPGTTMLSDVRGEADLADVKTGSIGAAGVGTGGMVTKVEAARIATGAGIPVVLTSADNASAALAGERVGTHFHATGKRRPTRLLWLAHATEPKGRLELDAGAVRAVVSRGASLLAAGLTGVEGNFEAGDPVDLVDPDGRPVARGLVNFDAAEVPALVGRSSRQLRDDLGPGYGRVVVHRDDMVIL comes from the coding sequence ATGGCAGGACACCTCGAGCACCGGTCGGAGGTGCTGGACGCGAAGCGCATCGTGGTCAAGGTCGGCTCGTCGTCCCTGACCACCGCGGCCGGCGGCATCGATCCCGCACGCGTACGCCGCCTGGTCGACGTACTCGCCGCCGTGCGCGCACGCGGTGCCGAGGTGGTGCTGGTCTCCAGCGGTGCGATCGCGGCGGGCCTGTCGCCGCTCGGGCTTGCCCGCCGTCCCCGCGGACTCGCCGCGCAGCAGGCTGCTGCGTCGGTGGGCCAGGGGCTGCTGGTGCACCGCTACACCGAGGAGTTCGCGCGCCACGGGCTGGTGACCGGCCAGGTGCTGCTGACCGTCGACGACGTGACGCGTCGCGCGCACTACCGCAACGCCCACCAGACGCTTGCCCAGCTGCTCGACCTCGGTGTCGTCCCGGTCGTCAACGAGAACGACACCGTCGCCACCCACGAGATCCGCTTCGGCGACAACGACCGCCTGGCTGCCCTCGTGGCCCAGATGGTCCACGCGGACCTGCTGGTGCTGCTCTCCGACGTCGACGGCCTGTACGACGGCAACCCGGCCACCCCGGGCACCACGATGCTCAGCGATGTCCGGGGCGAGGCCGACCTGGCCGACGTGAAGACCGGGTCGATCGGTGCGGCGGGCGTCGGCACCGGCGGCATGGTGACCAAGGTCGAGGCCGCACGCATCGCGACCGGCGCCGGCATCCCGGTGGTGCTCACCTCCGCCGACAACGCGTCCGCTGCCCTCGCCGGTGAGCGCGTCGGCACCCACTTCCACGCCACCGGCAAGCGCCGTCCCACCCGTCTGCTCTGGCTGGCGCACGCGACCGAGCCCAAGGGCCGGCTGGAGCTCGATGCCGGCGCCGTGCGCGCGGTGGTCTCTCGCGGTGCTTCCCTGCTCGCTGCCGGTCTCACCGGCGTCGAGGGAAACTTCGAAGCCGGCGACCCCGTCGACCTCGTGGACCCCGACGGTCGCCCAGTCGCTCGCGGGCTGGTCAACTTCGACGCAGCCGAGGTCCCCGCGCTGGTCGGGCGCTCGTCGAGGCAGCTCAGGGACGACCTCGGCCCCGGCTACGGCCGCGTGGTCGTCCACCGCGACGACATGGTCATCCTGTGA
- a CDS encoding cysteine desulfurase family protein, giving the protein MNSTDTRRVYLDHAATTPMRPEAIEALTAQLSAVGNPSSLHASGRSARRVVEESRERIAQAIGCRPTEVVFTSGGTESDNLALKGLFWSRQRPRVLATAVEHHAVLDPLQWLAEHEGADLTLLPVDEDCRLDVAALAAAIAVDPESVGLVSVMWANNEVGTLQPIDQVVALAKGYGIPVHTDAVQALGSVPVDFARSGVDAMTVSGHKVGGPFGVGALVVRRELALTPLAHGGGQERDIRSGTIDTPAIAGFAAAVEASVKEQAESAARLSGLRDALVAGVLAAVPDVRVHGDRDHQLPGHANLGFPGCEGDSLLMLLDAQGIECSTGSACNAGVAQPSHVLLAMGCDDEEARGSLRFSLGHTSSPEDVDAVVAAIGPAVERARAAGVRR; this is encoded by the coding sequence ATGAACAGCACCGATACCCGGCGCGTCTACCTCGACCACGCCGCGACCACGCCGATGCGGCCCGAGGCGATCGAGGCGCTGACGGCCCAGTTGTCCGCCGTCGGCAACCCCTCGTCGCTGCACGCCTCCGGCCGGTCCGCACGCCGTGTGGTCGAGGAGTCGCGTGAGCGGATCGCGCAGGCGATCGGCTGCCGGCCGACCGAGGTGGTCTTCACCTCCGGTGGCACCGAGTCCGACAACCTCGCGCTGAAGGGCCTCTTCTGGTCCCGGCAGCGACCCCGGGTCCTGGCGACCGCCGTCGAGCACCACGCCGTCCTCGACCCGCTGCAGTGGCTGGCCGAGCACGAGGGTGCCGACCTCACCCTGCTTCCCGTCGACGAGGACTGCCGGCTCGACGTGGCTGCCCTGGCTGCGGCGATCGCGGTCGACCCCGAGTCGGTCGGCCTGGTGTCGGTCATGTGGGCCAACAACGAGGTCGGCACGCTCCAGCCCATCGACCAGGTCGTGGCCCTGGCGAAGGGCTACGGCATCCCGGTGCACACCGACGCGGTGCAGGCGCTCGGCTCCGTGCCGGTCGACTTCGCCCGCAGCGGTGTTGACGCGATGACGGTCAGCGGTCACAAGGTCGGCGGCCCGTTCGGCGTCGGCGCCCTCGTCGTACGCCGCGAGCTCGCGCTCACCCCGCTCGCGCACGGCGGAGGTCAGGAACGCGACATCCGCAGCGGCACCATCGACACCCCCGCCATCGCCGGCTTCGCCGCTGCGGTCGAGGCGTCCGTGAAGGAGCAGGCCGAGTCGGCCGCACGGCTCTCCGGCCTGCGCGATGCGCTGGTTGCGGGCGTGCTCGCGGCCGTGCCGGACGTCCGCGTGCACGGGGATCGTGACCACCAGCTGCCGGGCCACGCCAACCTCGGCTTCCCCGGGTGCGAGGGCGACTCGCTGCTGATGCTGCTCGACGCCCAGGGCATCGAGTGCTCCACCGGATCGGCCTGCAACGCCGGTGTTGCGCAGCCCTCCCACGTGCTGCTCGCCATGGGGTGTGACGACGAGGAGGCCCGCGGCTCGCTGCGGTTCAGCCTGGGCCACACCTCGAGCCCCGAGGACGTCGACGCGGTCGTCGCGGCCATCGGCCCCGCCGTCGAACGTGCCCGCGCCGCCGGAGTCCGCCGGTGA